From Panicum hallii strain FIL2 chromosome 2, PHallii_v3.1, whole genome shotgun sequence, a single genomic window includes:
- the LOC112883569 gene encoding NAC domain-containing protein 87-like, which produces MSEVVMNPGEEEPRLVLPPGFRFHPTDAEVVLDYLTPKALDGTFSCVVIADVDLNKTEPWDLPAKAKMGEKEWYFFCHKDRKYPTGMRTNRATASGYWKATGKDKEIYRGRGVLVGMKKTLVFYTGRAPRGEKTPWVMHEYRLEGKLPPNLPRSAKDEWAVCRVFNKDLAAKPGQMAPAAGPEPTIPLDFDDIFGVPPLEDSEYAFEDLLDFKAGAGNSSSSDAAGMGGGGYQVKAEQQNQQALQQGPIYFSLPAASNPGGYPHGAAEQAIRAHCRPEAPALPSPAFAGDLSSRPYPEVDDLLLDDGFIDYSNMLKF; this is translated from the exons ATGTCGGAGGTGGTGATGAACCCGGGCGAGGAGGAGCCGCGCCTCGTGTTGCCGCCGGGGTTCCGCTTCCACCCCACCGACGCGGAGGTCGTCCTCGACTACCTCACGCCCAAGGCGCTCGACGGCACCTTCTCCTGCGTCGTCATCGCCGACGTCGACCTCAACAAGACTGAGCCGTGGGATCTCCCTG CCAAGGCGAAGATGGGGGAGAAGGAGTGGTACTTCTTCTGCCACAAGGACCGCAAGTACCCGACGGGGATGCGCACCAACCGCGCCACCGCCAGCGGGTACTGGAAGGCGACGGGGAAGGACAAGGAGATCTACCGCGGCCGCGGCGTCCTCGTCGGCATGAAGAAGACGCTCGTCTTCTACACGGGGCGCGCCCCGCGCGGCGAGAAGACGCCATGGGTGATGCACGAGTACCGCCTCGAGGGCAAGCTGCCGCCCAACCTCCCCCGCTCCGCCAAG GACGAATGGGCCGTCTGCCGCGTGTTCAACAAAGACTTGGCGGCCAAGCCTGGCCAAatggcgccggccgccggcccggagCCGACCATCCCCCTCGACTTCGACGACATCTTTGGTGTGCCGCCGCTCGAGGACTCGGAGTACGCCTTCGAGGACCTCCTCGACTTCAAGGCCGGCGCCGGTAATTCCAGCTCCAGCGACGCGGCGGgcatgggcggcggcggctaccaAGTCAAGGCGGAGCAGCAGAACCAGCAGGCGCTCCAGCAGGGCCCCATCTACTTCTCcctgccggcggcgagcaacCCCGGCGGGTACCCGCACGGGGCCGCGGAGCAGGCGATACGGGCGCACTGCAGGCCGGAGGCGCCGGCGCTGCCGAGCCCGGCGTTCGCCGGCGACCTGTCGTCGAGGCCGTACCCGGAGGTGGACGACCTACTGCTGGACGACGGATTCATAGACTACTCCAACATGTTGAAGTTCTAA
- the LOC112879614 gene encoding protein AMEIOTIC 1-like isoform X2, which translates to MVPVPLHTHPTLVRIDLVSSGAFYEIDHKKLPPKSPIHLKSIRVVKVSERTNLEVTVKFPSLQSLRSFFSSYPESGTGPELDERFVMSSNHAARILLRQVAEKELEGEVGQESFWLIKPHLYDFAACQQEAPPPAPPSAKLAPVADSCLLTTLKCDGAGWGMRRRVRMMV; encoded by the exons ATGGTGCCGGTGCCACTGCACACTCACCCGACACTTGTGCGAATTGATCTGGTTTCATCAGGAGCCTTCTATGAGATCGACCATAAAAAGTTGCCCCCCAAATCCCCAATCCATCTGAAATCCATACGGGTGGTAAAG GTGAGCGAGCGCACGAACCTGGAAGTTACAGTAAAATTCCCGTCCCTCCAGTCACTGCGCAGCTTCTTCTCCTCCTACCCAGAGTCCGGCACTGGGCCAGAGCTCGACGAGCGCTTCGTCATGAGCAGCAACCATGCTGCGCGCATCTTACTCCGCCAGGTGGCCGAGAAGGAGCTCGAGGGCGAGGTGGGCCAGGAAAGCTTCTGGCTCATCAAGCCCCACCTCTACGACTTCGCAGCGTGCCAGCAGGAGGCGCCGCCACCTGCTCCACCGTCGGCTAAACTGGCGCCGGTAGCTGACTCCTGCTTGCTCACCACCTTGAAGTGCGATGGCGCCGGGTGGGGCATGAGGCGCCGTGTCAG GATGATGGTGTGA
- the LOC112879614 gene encoding protein AMEIOTIC 1-like isoform X1 — MVPVPLHTHPTLVRIDLVSSGAFYEIDHKKLPPKSPIHLKSIRVVKVSERTNLEVTVKFPSLQSLRSFFSSYPESGTGPELDERFVMSSNHAARILLRQVAEKELEGEVGQESFWLIKPHLYDFAACQQEAPPPAPPSAKLAPVADSCLLTTLKCDGAGWGMRRRVRYVGWHRDEAPEGIYTYTCVA; from the exons ATGGTGCCGGTGCCACTGCACACTCACCCGACACTTGTGCGAATTGATCTGGTTTCATCAGGAGCCTTCTATGAGATCGACCATAAAAAGTTGCCCCCCAAATCCCCAATCCATCTGAAATCCATACGGGTGGTAAAG GTGAGCGAGCGCACGAACCTGGAAGTTACAGTAAAATTCCCGTCCCTCCAGTCACTGCGCAGCTTCTTCTCCTCCTACCCAGAGTCCGGCACTGGGCCAGAGCTCGACGAGCGCTTCGTCATGAGCAGCAACCATGCTGCGCGCATCTTACTCCGCCAGGTGGCCGAGAAGGAGCTCGAGGGCGAGGTGGGCCAGGAAAGCTTCTGGCTCATCAAGCCCCACCTCTACGACTTCGCAGCGTGCCAGCAGGAGGCGCCGCCACCTGCTCCACCGTCGGCTAAACTGGCGCCGGTAGCTGACTCCTGCTTGCTCACCACCTTGAAGTGCGATGGCGCCGGGTGGGGCATGAGGCGCCGTGTCAGGTACGTTGGCTGGCATCGTGATGAAGCTCCAGAGGGCATATATACGTACACTTGTGTGGCATAA